GAGATTCCGGCTATCGAACTCGGCGAACGGGAGAAAGCCCCGGGCAGGCCGAACCGGGCGGTGACCATCGGCGCCGTCATGGCAGGTGCGGCGCTCGTCACCTTCGTCAACGTCACCGCCGCCATCTATCTCTATCGCGGCGTCAACGACCTCAGGGCGATCGAGGCGCGGCTGGACCAGCTCGGCCAGTTCGAGCAGCGGATCGGCGCCCGCATCGATACGGTCAACAACGGCTTCCAGAGCCGGTTCGAAACGCTGGACCGGCAATTGCAGGCGAGCTTCGGCCGGATCAACGGCAATATCGCCCATCTGGAGCAGGGCCAGCCCGCCGCAGCAGACGCCGAGATGCCACGGGCGGCGCCGGAGCCAGCCTTCGCCGGCACGACGGTAGCGGACGCGTCGGCCGTTGAAAATCCCGCCGAACCGGAGGCCGCGTACTCACCGATGTTCAAGCGCAAGGTGTCGCCGCCTGGACCCAACCCGTCCTACCAGCGCATCCAGCAGGCCGACGGCAAGGTCTACTACAAGAAGATCAACTGACCTCGCACCGGGCGAATGGCGGAAGGAACGTCGATCAGTAAACCGACGGCTTAAAGATCGCGCTGCAGCGCCAGGATGCGGATCGCGCGGGCTTCCGCGCGCAGCCTCGCCTCGCGCAGGAAAGCGACATGGCAATAGGCGCAGGCCGCCAGCCCTAGGCACAGCACCAGGCAGTTCTTCAAGCTGAAGTCGATCATCAGCGAAAATTGCAGGCCGCGCGGCGCGGTGAAGCTGGCAATCGTGCTCGCCGTTTCCGAGTGGCTGCCGGCCGCGATCATCAGCCCGGCGAACATCAGGGCGGCATGATTGGCGAGGAAGAAGCCGGCGGATCTTTTGGCCTGGCAGGCCATCCAGCAGGCAGCCGACGCGACGAAGATTATGGCGGCGTCGAGGGCCATCGAGCCGCCGAGATACAAATCCACCTGCTGCCAGAACATCGTCGAGAAGGGGCGCAGCTCGAGCCAGACGCGCCACATGGCGGGACTGGCCGAATAGGTTCCGAGAAGGAATGTCGCCGTTCGTTCCGCCGCCAGCAGGAAGAGCATGAGGGCCGGGAAGGCAAAGAGCAGTGTCGGCTTGCGCGTCATGTCATCCCCTCGACATCCGATGCTTGAATGTAGGTCGCATTGGTTGCGCGAGACTTAACGCAACGCCTTGCTTTTCAAGCAATGTCGCCGGCGGCTAATGTATAGTCGTATGACGCGGCGAAGGTGCGGTGCCGTTTGACAAGGCAGAGCGGATTGCGTTCGGGCAGCATCATCGACAGTTGGAACCGGTCCGCGAGGGCGCGATTGTGGGCGAGGTAAGATCGACCGGCCGGCTTGCCGCGACGCTGGGCAGCCTCGGGCTGGTCGCCGGCGCGCTGCTGATTGCCGGGTCCAGGCACTGGTTGCCGCCCGACCTCCCCTCGCCACCGGCCCAGGATGCCGGCGAGGACAGACCCGCTCTTCACGCACCCATTCACGACGCGCGGCCAGGCCAGCCGGCGCGAAGGATAGCCGAGAACCTGATCGCGCCGCCGCCGGTCGACGCGTCCGGCATCGAGCGCATCGAGCCGCGACCCCCGCTCGGCGAGCTCGGCCTCGCGTCGCCGCTGAAGACGCCGATGCCGCAGGACTGGCCTGGGACGCTGCTCTATCGTCCGGTCGCCAGCTCGTCGTCGATCTTCGAAGCCATGGGGCGCCGGGTCATGATCAGCGGAACCGTCGATATCGACCCCGACAGGACCTGCGCGTTCGGCGATGCCGTCTGGCCCTGCGGCCAGCGCGCACGCGCCGCTTTCAACGCCTGGATGCGCGGCCGGGCGCTGAAATGCCTGCTGCCGCCCGACGCCGACCGTTTCGCCATCGCCGCGCCTTGCATGCTCGGCAAGCAGGATGTCGGCGCCTGGCTCGTTGCCAATGGCTGGGCCATAGCTTCGCCTTCGGGCATCTACGGCAAGGCCGAATCCGTGGCCCGGGGCGCCAAGATGGGCATCTTCGGCCCGCCGCAATGAAGCACTCGAGCCGCCTTCGGTTCGGAATTGCGTAAAAACGGAATGGTTAAATGAGTTCAGCGATCCTACCAAGCGCTGACCTGCTTCAGTGGCCGAATCGGATCATCAAGCGAGAACGGGGTGCAACCGCCGGCGCATCAAGGGAGAAAGACTCTGATTTCCTTCAAATTGTAGGCCTTGCTGAAACGGAAATCGTAACACACGGCCTTTAAGCCAATGCGTCCAACGGGAGATTGGCCAGTGAGCATAGAAACACAGACCGCGCCGGCAAAAGCATGGAAGCATGTCGTTTGGCTGTCCCTGCTGGGCACCGCCGGCTGCGTGGGCCTGTCGCTTGGCCTCAACTATCTGCTCCTGTTCATAGACGCGTTGACGCCATTCGGCCGCAGCGTCATCACCGCGACGCTGCTGCCCATCATCATCGGGCTGCCGCTTTTTGCCTTGCTCGGCTGGAGAGAGGTCGAGGTGCGCCGTTACCGGCAGGAACTGACGAGGTCCGGCACCTACGACCGGCTGACCGGCTGCCTCAACGGGACGGTGTTCACCTCGATGGTCGACAGAAGGGCGGCGCGGCCGGCCGGCCCGCGCTCCGGCGCCTTCCTCGTCATCCACCCGGAACATCTTGCGTCGATCAACCTGCGCTTCGGCTTTGGATGGGGCGACGAAGCATTGCGTCTCATAGCCTCGGCTGTCCGATCCTCGGTGCGCAAGGACGACCTGATCGGCCGGCTCGGAAATTCGATGTTCGGGGTTTTCCTTCCCGGCGCGACGAAGCAGGACGCCAAGGAGGTCGGCGAACGCATTCGACAGGCGGTCGGCCAGATCTATTTTGCGCCGAAAGGCGACAAGGACGTGCTTAGCATCCGCGCCGGCGGCGTTGTCTTCGAGCATGAACTGGCGTTCGAGGACATGTTCCGGTCCGCGGAGGAACTTCTGTTGCAGGCTCAGGACGAGGCTGACCTGGCGTTGTCGCATGTCAGCAACTGACCTGCGAGCGGAGACCTGCCTGGGGCGATCGTTCCGGGGCACATCGGTCTTCAAAGGTAGCGCGGTCGTTTAAGCCTCAGATTCCGCCCATGCAGAGATATTTCATCTCGAGGTAGTCCTCGAGGCCGTGGCGGGACCCTTCCCGCCCGATGCCGGACTGCTTCATGCCGCCGAAAGGCGCGGCCTCAGAGGACATACGTCCGGTGTTGATTCCCACCATGCCATATTCCAAGGCCTCGGCCACGCGCCAGACGCGCTTCAGGTTGGAAGCATAAAAATAGGCAGCGAGGCCGTAGATCGTGTCGTTGGCCTCACGCACGACCTGATCCGCATCCTCGAAGCGGATGACCGGGGCCAACGGTCCAAAGGTCTCCTCTTGCGCCACCGCCATCGCGCTGGAGATATTGGTGAGGACCGTCGGCTGGAAAAATGTGCCGTCGCTGCCAATCCGGCCTCCGCCGCACCGGATCGCACCGCCTTTTGCCACGGCGTCGGCGATATGGGATTCGATCTTGCCCAAGGCACGCCTGTCGATCAGCGGGCCGATGGCGACACCGGGATCGAAACCGTCGCCAACGTGAAGCTGGCGAACCCGTTCCACGAATTTATCGACGAACTCGTCATGAACGCCCGACTGCACGTAAAGGCGGTTCGCCGAAACGCAAGTCTGACCGGCATTGCGGAACTTCGCCTGAATCGCGCCGTCCACGGCGGCATCGATGTCGGCGTCGTCGAAGACAATGAAAGGCGCATTGCCGCCCAGCTCGAGGCTGACCTTCTTGATCTGGTCCGCACACTGGCGCATCAGCAGCCGCCCGACCTCGGTCGATCCGGTGAAGCTGATCTTGCGCACTTTGGGATTGTGGCAGAGCTCACGCCCCACCGCAGCGCCCTCGGAGGCGTAGACAAGGTTCACGACACCGTCGGGAAAACCGGCCTCGGCGGCGAGCGCGAACATGGCGCCCGCGACCAGCGGTGTCTGTTCGGCAGGCTTCAGCACGATGGCGCAGCCCGCAGCCAGCGCCGGCGAGATCTTGCGCGCCACCATCGATGCTGGAAAGTTCCACGGCGTGATCGTGCCGACGACGCCGATCGGCTGCTTGATCACCAGCATGCGCCGGTCCGTCGACGGTGCCGAGATCGTCTCGCCATAGATACGATTGGCTTCCTCGGCATACCACTGCAGATACGCCGCCGCATGCGAGACTTCCGATCTGGCTTCGGCAAGCGGCTTGCCCATCTCCGCGGTGAGGATCGCGGCGAGATCGTCGGTGTGGTCGACGATCAGCTGATGCCATCGCCACAGCATTTCGCTGCGCTCGCGGGCGGTGAGCCCTGCCCACTCGGCCTGGGCGACATAGGCCCTGTCGATCGCCGCGCGCGTCTCCTCGACGCCCATGTCGGGAAGTTCCGCCAACACTTCGCCGGTCGAGGGATTGAGGACCTCGAACGTGCGCCCGCTCAGCGGCGCGCCAATTACCGGCACACGATCGATCGCGCCGAACAGATCGGGGGATTTCAGATGGCGGATGATCGGCGGGCACAGGGGCAATACCGGTTTCCTTCTCAAGCAAGTTGATGGGTATCAATCGCCAACCTGTATGCCGCACATCCGTGCCTCTCATAGGGCCTGGGAAAGGTGGCGGTAGACCCACCTGATCAAGCTGGCGGCCTTCGAAGCGATCGATGTCCTGAATTCGCGGACTTCGAGCGGCCTGTAGCAGCCACCTGCTACCAGATTGTGCGCCTAGCCGACCAGATCAGCGGCGGCAACTATTCGGCGTCCAGGAAACCGCGGCAGAAACCGGAAGCCGAAGGACTGATCATCCATGCTGGCGGCGGCACGCCAGTCGCCGCCGAGGCCGACCCATCCATCCGGGTCAGCATCAATGGCCGCGTGGTCTCGGTGGACCGCAATACTGGCCGCTAGCTTCACCATATCGGCGATATCCGGAACCGAGGCGGCGCACAGGCCCGGTGGATTGCCGAAAACCGCGCCGGTCCGCTGACTACGAATAGCGCAGCGCCAGGGGCTTGTTTGTGAGGTATATGGCCGCGCTTGGCGGAAGC
The window above is part of the Mesorhizobium sp. WSM4904 genome. Proteins encoded here:
- a CDS encoding thermonuclease family protein, with translation MGEVRSTGRLAATLGSLGLVAGALLIAGSRHWLPPDLPSPPAQDAGEDRPALHAPIHDARPGQPARRIAENLIAPPPVDASGIERIEPRPPLGELGLASPLKTPMPQDWPGTLLYRPVASSSSIFEAMGRRVMISGTVDIDPDRTCAFGDAVWPCGQRARAAFNAWMRGRALKCLLPPDADRFAIAAPCMLGKQDVGAWLVANGWAIASPSGIYGKAESVARGAKMGIFGPPQ
- a CDS encoding GGDEF domain-containing protein; its protein translation is MSIETQTAPAKAWKHVVWLSLLGTAGCVGLSLGLNYLLLFIDALTPFGRSVITATLLPIIIGLPLFALLGWREVEVRRYRQELTRSGTYDRLTGCLNGTVFTSMVDRRAARPAGPRSGAFLVIHPEHLASINLRFGFGWGDEALRLIASAVRSSVRKDDLIGRLGNSMFGVFLPGATKQDAKEVGERIRQAVGQIYFAPKGDKDVLSIRAGGVVFEHELAFEDMFRSAEELLLQAQDEADLALSHVSN
- a CDS encoding NAD-dependent succinate-semialdehyde dehydrogenase, with amino-acid sequence MPLCPPIIRHLKSPDLFGAIDRVPVIGAPLSGRTFEVLNPSTGEVLAELPDMGVEETRAAIDRAYVAQAEWAGLTARERSEMLWRWHQLIVDHTDDLAAILTAEMGKPLAEARSEVSHAAAYLQWYAEEANRIYGETISAPSTDRRMLVIKQPIGVVGTITPWNFPASMVARKISPALAAGCAIVLKPAEQTPLVAGAMFALAAEAGFPDGVVNLVYASEGAAVGRELCHNPKVRKISFTGSTEVGRLLMRQCADQIKKVSLELGGNAPFIVFDDADIDAAVDGAIQAKFRNAGQTCVSANRLYVQSGVHDEFVDKFVERVRQLHVGDGFDPGVAIGPLIDRRALGKIESHIADAVAKGGAIRCGGGRIGSDGTFFQPTVLTNISSAMAVAQEETFGPLAPVIRFEDADQVVREANDTIYGLAAYFYASNLKRVWRVAEALEYGMVGINTGRMSSEAAPFGGMKQSGIGREGSRHGLEDYLEMKYLCMGGI